The Dyella caseinilytica genome has a window encoding:
- a CDS encoding glycoside hydrolase family 65 protein produces MRPSRLLLVCLALSVARLCGATDPSFLLTATARDLSNYFPGQLGNGYVSTFTSPRGTESNLAYIVGLMDYADGDVSRPAAIPAWSGIDYSTGRSPAGQFWLNQVDVDDKHFQDYRQTLDMYDGVLSTGYRYIDGDKTTALEVTTLVSQASPHLAATQISLTPDFDGEVTLSFPLITWAPHQPRFALAKLDGQQLMEAVQAHQLSLQPIPPATPDRAALWYPGDTRVLASDGDTHTLTLWLDGQAERGARMAEAVAIALPVGVQVRTVQLHKDTYRLALDLQVDVRKGHTYTFTKFAAFSREGWGGDAKADLALATSARADGFDHLRARHEDAWHALWQSDIVIDGDPKAQQIVHSDLYYLLSNATPDTAWPIGACGMTPGYTGHVFWDSDSWVFPALLLLHPERAKSLIMFRDASLSAAEQRAHERGWRGAMYPWEADPDNGTSQTPHSAAVLDDSEIHVDADIAIAQWQYYLATQDRTWLVRDGWPVIHAVADFWVSRATYVTEHRRYEIQHVTSVDEHYNDIPNDTFTNASARKALLIAVSAAKAVGATPDPRWREIADALYVPFDAKHGHYVDFDPTVPFDAQNQGGPLPLLSYPALDMPMDAGTRQRDYQYATQYLRHAPHSMNSMGFEPLSIAAATAGNTSDASAWFEGNVTADVIKPPFHVRTETATNNTGYFMTASGGFLQNILYGFTGLRIDAQGLSAVYPPMLPVGWKSLTLRHIRFRGQYYDIALQRDAQGKVNLIRHVP; encoded by the coding sequence GTGAGACCATCGCGCCTGTTGCTGGTCTGCTTGGCGCTAAGCGTCGCACGGCTCTGTGGCGCAACCGATCCCAGCTTTTTACTGACCGCCACCGCGCGCGATCTGAGCAACTATTTCCCGGGCCAGCTTGGCAACGGCTACGTTTCCACATTCACTTCACCGCGCGGCACGGAAAGTAACCTCGCTTACATCGTCGGCTTGATGGATTACGCCGACGGGGATGTATCGCGCCCTGCAGCCATCCCGGCCTGGAGCGGCATCGACTACAGCACCGGCCGCTCGCCCGCCGGACAGTTCTGGCTCAATCAGGTCGACGTCGACGACAAACACTTCCAGGACTATCGGCAAACCCTGGACATGTATGACGGTGTGCTCAGCACCGGCTACCGTTATATCGATGGCGATAAAACCACCGCGCTCGAAGTGACCACGCTGGTCAGCCAGGCTTCGCCGCATTTGGCCGCCACGCAAATCTCGCTTACGCCCGATTTCGATGGTGAAGTGACGCTTTCGTTTCCGCTGATCACCTGGGCGCCACACCAGCCGCGCTTTGCGCTCGCCAAGCTGGATGGGCAACAGCTAATGGAAGCCGTCCAAGCGCACCAGCTGTCACTGCAGCCGATCCCGCCCGCGACACCGGACCGTGCCGCACTGTGGTACCCGGGCGATACGCGTGTACTGGCCAGTGATGGCGATACGCATACGCTCACCCTGTGGCTCGATGGCCAGGCCGAACGCGGTGCACGCATGGCCGAGGCAGTCGCCATTGCCTTGCCCGTTGGCGTGCAGGTGCGCACAGTGCAGTTGCACAAGGATACGTATCGCCTTGCGCTGGACCTGCAGGTGGATGTGCGCAAAGGACACACCTACACCTTCACCAAGTTCGCGGCGTTCTCGCGCGAGGGCTGGGGCGGTGATGCGAAGGCCGACCTTGCGTTGGCGACGTCAGCCCGCGCGGATGGTTTCGATCATCTGCGTGCGCGGCATGAAGATGCGTGGCATGCGTTGTGGCAATCGGACATCGTGATCGACGGTGATCCGAAGGCGCAGCAGATCGTGCATTCCGATCTGTACTACCTGCTGTCCAATGCCACGCCAGACACCGCATGGCCGATCGGTGCCTGCGGCATGACGCCCGGCTATACCGGGCACGTGTTCTGGGACAGCGATTCGTGGGTATTCCCGGCATTGCTGCTCTTGCATCCCGAGCGCGCAAAATCGCTGATCATGTTCCGTGATGCTTCCCTGTCAGCGGCCGAGCAACGCGCACATGAACGCGGCTGGCGTGGCGCGATGTATCCGTGGGAAGCCGATCCCGACAACGGCACATCGCAGACACCGCATTCAGCCGCCGTGCTCGACGACAGCGAAATCCACGTCGACGCCGACATCGCCATCGCGCAATGGCAGTACTACCTCGCGACCCAGGACCGTACATGGCTGGTGCGCGACGGTTGGCCGGTGATCCACGCCGTGGCGGATTTCTGGGTCAGCCGTGCCACCTATGTAACGGAACATCGACGCTACGAAATCCAGCACGTCACTTCGGTGGACGAGCATTACAACGACATCCCGAACGACACATTCACCAATGCCTCCGCGCGCAAAGCACTGCTGATCGCCGTGAGCGCCGCGAAGGCGGTGGGTGCGACGCCCGATCCGCGCTGGCGGGAAATCGCCGATGCGCTTTATGTGCCCTTCGATGCCAAGCATGGCCACTACGTCGATTTCGATCCGACCGTGCCATTCGACGCCCAGAACCAGGGCGGTCCGTTGCCTCTGCTTTCTTATCCTGCGCTGGACATGCCCATGGATGCCGGCACGCGCCAGCGCGATTACCAGTACGCAACGCAGTACCTCAGGCACGCACCACACAGTATGAACAGCATGGGTTTCGAACCGCTGTCGATCGCTGCCGCCACTGCAGGCAACACGTCCGATGCCAGCGCGTGGTTCGAGGGCAACGTAACCGCCGATGTGATCAAGCCGCCGTTCCATGTACGCACCGAAACCGCGACCAATAACACCGGCTATTTCATGACCGCCAGCGGCGGCTTCCTGCAAAACATCCTGTATGGCTTTACCGGCCTGCGCATCGATGCGCAAGGGCTCAGCGCCGTATACCCGCCGATGCTGCCCGTTGGCTGGAAGAGCCTGACGCTCCGGCACATCCGCTTTCGCGGCCAGTACTACGACATCGCGCTACAACGCGATGCGCAAGGCAAGGTGAATCTGATCCGCCACGTCCCCTAA
- a CDS encoding tetratricopeptide repeat protein — protein MSTVPPTVIDTMRQVGALLQTGDFRGAHERLQTIVEQHPDYAEALRLLGGVRLAMGDKDGAETLLRRAVAADPGWAPSLATLGELLLNSGRQAEALPLLQRAAQRLPHAALLLARHYNDHQRPTEALAIVAPLCSAGQASADLVTQHIAALAALGRLGEAVTFYRKLAEASPNNPATAHALAIALAAASQHAEAERTTQHALAQGHKSAAVYFTHANSLIALSDFERAEASLRECLRQEPRHIDAHNHLARLVWMRTGDSAQTTAALDQSLQIFQGDEALLAAKAAILQGVGDVRGAYTCLATLTSRAQATPALLVRAGLAALEFDPATALTLAERATQLSPAATAPRNLLAAALLGVGDARRALEHCEALLSAAPDDQYLIALQTTAWRLLGDARYDTWCDYTQLVRPYLLQAPSSWPDLASFLTDLKRSLERLHQTHDHPLLFQSLRHGTETTGDLTREQDPVIQALFQAFDTPIRDYLAYIGEGIDPLRRRNRGNYQYNGGWSVRLRSSGYHANHVHPRGWISSAFYVDLPDGMTHATSQDGCLAFGEPSMATTPALHAQHVVRPEPGRLVLFPSYVWHGTVPFHSEQTRLTVAFDVVPERQG, from the coding sequence ATGTCCACCGTACCGCCCACTGTTATCGACACCATGAGGCAGGTTGGCGCGCTGCTGCAAACCGGCGATTTTCGCGGTGCGCACGAGCGGCTCCAGACCATCGTCGAACAACACCCGGATTACGCCGAAGCATTGCGCCTGCTCGGCGGCGTTCGGCTGGCGATGGGCGACAAGGACGGCGCGGAGACGCTGCTGCGCAGAGCCGTTGCCGCGGACCCCGGCTGGGCACCCTCGCTGGCGACGCTCGGCGAATTGCTATTGAACAGCGGGCGTCAAGCGGAAGCGCTACCACTACTGCAACGCGCAGCCCAACGCCTGCCGCACGCCGCGCTGTTGCTTGCGCGCCATTACAACGATCACCAGCGCCCGACCGAGGCCTTGGCCATCGTTGCGCCATTGTGCAGCGCTGGACAGGCATCAGCGGATCTGGTCACACAACACATCGCGGCGCTCGCTGCACTCGGACGCCTGGGCGAAGCCGTTACTTTCTATCGCAAGCTGGCAGAGGCGTCGCCCAACAATCCGGCCACGGCACACGCCTTGGCGATTGCTTTGGCCGCGGCATCCCAACACGCTGAAGCCGAACGCACTACACAGCACGCGCTCGCTCAAGGGCACAAATCGGCAGCCGTCTATTTCACTCATGCCAACAGCCTGATTGCGCTCAGTGATTTCGAACGCGCAGAAGCTTCCCTGCGCGAATGCCTCCGGCAGGAGCCGCGCCATATCGATGCGCACAATCATCTTGCTCGACTGGTATGGATGCGTACAGGAGACAGTGCGCAAACCACCGCAGCACTCGACCAGTCGTTGCAGATATTTCAGGGCGATGAAGCGCTACTCGCCGCGAAGGCGGCCATTCTGCAAGGTGTTGGCGATGTGCGCGGTGCCTACACATGCCTGGCGACATTGACCTCACGTGCGCAAGCCACGCCAGCGTTGCTGGTGCGCGCGGGGCTTGCCGCGCTGGAATTCGATCCTGCTACAGCGCTGACACTGGCCGAACGCGCCACGCAACTCTCGCCAGCCGCCACCGCACCACGCAACCTGCTCGCCGCCGCTTTGCTCGGCGTCGGTGATGCGCGTCGCGCGCTGGAGCATTGCGAGGCGCTGCTATCGGCTGCGCCTGACGATCAATACTTGATCGCCTTGCAGACCACGGCGTGGCGACTGCTCGGCGATGCGCGCTATGACACATGGTGCGACTATACGCAGCTGGTGCGTCCGTACTTGTTGCAGGCGCCATCATCGTGGCCGGATTTGGCCAGCTTCCTCACCGATCTGAAGCGCAGCCTGGAACGCCTGCACCAAACGCACGACCATCCACTGCTGTTCCAGTCGCTGCGCCACGGCACCGAAACCACCGGCGATCTGACGCGCGAGCAAGATCCGGTGATCCAGGCCCTGTTCCAGGCGTTCGACACACCGATCCGTGATTATCTTGCGTATATCGGCGAAGGCATCGATCCATTGCGTCGTCGCAATCGCGGCAACTATCAGTACAACGGCGGTTGGTCAGTACGACTGCGCAGCTCCGGCTATCACGCTAACCATGTCCACCCGCGCGGGTGGATTTCCTCGGCCTTCTATGTCGACCTTCCCGACGGCATGACCCATGCAACGTCACAAGATGGATGCCTCGCATTCGGCGAACCCAGCATGGCGACGACACCAGCGCTGCATGCCCAGCACGTGGTCCGTCCGGAGCCCGGCAGGCTAGTGTTGTTCCCTTCGTATGTCTGGCATGGCACCGTGCCTTTCCACAGCGAACAAACCCGGCTCACCGTAGCCTTCGACGTAGTACCGGAGCGGCAAGGGTGA
- a CDS encoding glycoside hydrolase family 65 protein, which produces MSFRNISITGLLLAAGAVASTAHGATDPSFLLAASSDNFGSYFPSYLANGYFSTMTSPRGTEPSRAYMVAFMDYGKGDISRPAAIPGWSEIDYNPGGGWINSTRLDKKIFADYAQTLDMHDGTLTTSYRFDYANKSTDVKVVTFVSQADNHLAATQISITPHFDGSVELTFPIRLWSEHQPRFPIGSMTGDQMIAAVIASGQNLDNKPIPTPDRAAVWYPGYTQVLSSDGDTKQLTLWLDGRAKEGLSMAEAAAVQLPSSLDIQSVKLDKTSDLLSLHITAKVKSGTTYAFTKYLAASRQDWGGAAKDDIALATQARQTGFTTLLARHQAAWHALWQSDIVVDGDPQVQKAVHSDLYYLLSNTTVGTAWPMGACALTPNYAGHAFWDSDSWVFPALLLLHPERAKPIVMFRNRTMQPARERALQYGAKGTMYPWEADPQTGVDNTPHFAYGVYREIHVNADIAIAQWQYYLASGDTAWLKQYGWPVIHDVAEFWTSRVTYNQAKDRYEIMHVTSPDEAYDDVPNDSFTNAAARKALLIAIEAAKLVGQPTNPKWSEIASKMYIPFLEKEQRHLDFDESVPHDKITWMGSSLAWLMYPNLDLGMSDTVRRNDFDFQLHELIVHGDDPNEMMMVMLAVGASELGDNKSAGDWIQRNLVGFLKAPFNVRTETVANNAGYILATSAGFVQSMVYGLTGLRIDDKGLDAAYAPQLPPSWKSLTLRHVSFQGKVYDITVQRDASGKATLIRQPL; this is translated from the coding sequence ATGAGCTTTCGCAACATCAGCATTACCGGATTGCTCCTTGCTGCGGGCGCAGTGGCTTCCACGGCCCATGGCGCCACGGATCCGAGCTTCCTGCTGGCAGCCTCTTCCGACAATTTCGGCAGCTATTTTCCAAGCTACCTGGCGAACGGCTACTTCTCCACCATGACGTCGCCACGCGGCACCGAGCCGAGCCGCGCGTACATGGTCGCCTTCATGGATTACGGCAAGGGTGATATTTCCCGCCCAGCAGCCATCCCCGGCTGGAGCGAGATCGACTACAACCCTGGCGGCGGCTGGATCAACTCCACGCGCCTGGACAAGAAGATCTTTGCTGACTACGCGCAAACCCTGGACATGCACGACGGCACGCTCACCACCAGCTACCGTTTTGACTACGCCAACAAATCGACCGACGTCAAAGTGGTGACCTTCGTCAGCCAGGCTGATAACCATCTGGCGGCTACGCAAATCTCGATCACGCCACACTTCGACGGCAGTGTTGAACTTACTTTCCCGATCCGCCTTTGGTCGGAACATCAGCCTCGCTTTCCCATCGGCAGCATGACCGGCGACCAGATGATCGCGGCCGTTATCGCCAGCGGCCAGAATCTGGACAACAAGCCGATCCCAACGCCGGATCGTGCGGCGGTGTGGTATCCCGGCTACACCCAGGTCCTGTCCAGTGATGGCGACACCAAGCAACTTACGCTATGGCTCGATGGCCGTGCAAAAGAAGGTCTGAGCATGGCCGAAGCGGCGGCGGTGCAATTGCCTTCGTCGCTGGACATCCAGAGCGTGAAACTCGACAAGACCAGCGATCTGCTTTCGCTGCACATTACCGCCAAGGTGAAAAGCGGCACCACGTACGCCTTTACCAAATACCTGGCCGCATCTCGTCAGGACTGGGGTGGCGCAGCCAAGGACGATATTGCGCTGGCCACACAAGCCCGACAGACCGGCTTCACCACCTTGCTGGCAAGACATCAGGCCGCCTGGCACGCATTGTGGCAATCGGACATCGTGGTCGATGGCGATCCGCAGGTGCAGAAGGCCGTGCATTCGGATCTCTATTACCTGCTTTCCAATACGACTGTCGGTACGGCGTGGCCCATGGGCGCCTGCGCGCTTACGCCGAACTACGCAGGGCACGCGTTTTGGGACAGTGATTCCTGGGTATTCCCCGCGTTGCTCTTGCTGCACCCGGAACGCGCCAAACCGATTGTGATGTTCCGCAATCGCACCATGCAGCCGGCACGCGAACGTGCGCTGCAATACGGCGCCAAGGGCACGATGTATCCCTGGGAAGCCGATCCGCAGACCGGCGTCGATAACACGCCTCACTTTGCTTACGGCGTTTATCGCGAAATTCACGTCAACGCTGACATTGCCATTGCGCAATGGCAATACTATCTGGCAAGCGGGGATACCGCTTGGCTGAAGCAATACGGTTGGCCGGTCATCCACGATGTCGCCGAATTCTGGACGAGTCGCGTGACGTACAACCAGGCGAAAGATCGCTACGAAATCATGCATGTCACCTCGCCTGACGAAGCGTATGACGACGTCCCGAACGACTCCTTCACCAACGCTGCCGCGCGCAAGGCGCTCCTCATCGCCATCGAGGCAGCGAAACTTGTCGGGCAGCCCACCAATCCAAAGTGGTCGGAGATTGCATCGAAGATGTACATCCCGTTCCTGGAGAAGGAACAGCGTCATCTCGATTTTGACGAGTCCGTCCCCCACGACAAGATCACCTGGATGGGTTCATCGCTGGCGTGGTTGATGTATCCCAATCTCGACCTGGGCATGTCCGATACGGTGCGTCGCAATGATTTCGATTTCCAGCTGCACGAGCTGATAGTGCACGGCGACGACCCCAATGAAATGATGATGGTGATGCTCGCCGTCGGCGCCTCGGAACTTGGCGACAATAAGTCGGCGGGCGACTGGATTCAACGCAACCTCGTCGGGTTCCTGAAAGCGCCTTTCAACGTGCGTACTGAAACCGTTGCAAACAATGCCGGTTATATCCTCGCGACATCGGCCGGCTTCGTACAAAGCATGGTGTATGGTCTTACCGGTTTGCGAATCGACGACAAGGGACTGGACGCTGCTTATGCTCCCCAGCTTCCGCCGTCATGGAAATCACTCACCCTCCGTCACGTCAGCTTCCAAGGCAAGGTGTATGACATCACCGTTCAACGCGATGCATCGGGCAAAGCAACATTGATTCGCCAGCCGCTATAA
- a CDS encoding MFS transporter, which yields MNRFRMITALAMIYMVFAILLNSVGTVILQSISTFGVDKPQASLLELFKDLPIAITSFLVASFLPLLGYRRAMMIALGIVACACVLMPLYPSFHTTELLFTCVGVSFALTKVAVYSSIGLVTSDRAEHGRLTNTIEGLFMVGVLIAGWLFSAFVDPQAPGNPSWLNVYWVLAVACALVIVLLVTSRMDESAARTDETKSMRGSLLEMVHLFLRPLVYVFLASAFLYVLIEQSFSTWLPTFNNEILKLPNAMSIQMATILAAASATGRIAAGQVLRRIPWYALLNICVVGMGLLVTLTLPLAHGVTAHANVGWFNAPIAAYLIPLIGLLMAPIYPVINSVALSSLPKPSHAAMTGLIVIFSALGGTLGSRITAIVFSRFDGIHAFYFSLVPMSLILITLFLFKRETDRVGNTTASIKLAAK from the coding sequence ATGAACCGTTTCCGCATGATCACCGCGCTGGCCATGATCTATATGGTCTTCGCGATCCTGCTCAACAGCGTCGGCACGGTCATCCTGCAATCGATCTCTACCTTCGGCGTCGACAAACCACAGGCCAGCCTGCTGGAATTATTCAAAGATCTGCCGATCGCCATTACCTCCTTTCTGGTTGCTTCATTCCTTCCCCTGCTCGGCTATCGGCGCGCGATGATGATCGCGCTGGGCATCGTGGCTTGCGCCTGCGTGCTGATGCCGCTTTACCCAAGCTTCCACACCACCGAACTGCTGTTCACTTGCGTCGGCGTGTCCTTCGCACTGACCAAGGTGGCGGTGTACTCGTCGATTGGCCTGGTAACCAGCGATCGCGCCGAACACGGACGACTGACCAACACCATCGAAGGCTTGTTCATGGTCGGCGTGTTGATTGCCGGCTGGTTGTTCAGCGCGTTCGTGGATCCCCAGGCACCGGGCAATCCTTCCTGGTTGAACGTCTATTGGGTGCTCGCGGTCGCCTGTGCGCTCGTCATCGTATTGTTGGTCACCTCGCGAATGGACGAATCTGCCGCGCGCACGGATGAAACCAAATCGATGCGCGGCTCATTGCTGGAGATGGTGCACCTGTTCCTGCGTCCGCTGGTCTATGTATTCCTGGCTTCCGCTTTTCTGTACGTACTGATCGAACAGAGTTTCAGCACGTGGCTGCCGACGTTCAATAACGAGATCCTCAAGCTGCCCAATGCGATGAGCATCCAAATGGCAACGATTCTCGCCGCAGCATCCGCCACAGGCCGCATCGCCGCCGGCCAGGTGCTACGGCGCATCCCCTGGTATGCACTGCTGAATATTTGCGTGGTCGGCATGGGCCTGCTGGTGACGTTGACACTGCCGCTGGCGCATGGAGTGACCGCGCATGCCAATGTCGGGTGGTTCAATGCGCCGATCGCCGCCTATCTCATTCCGCTGATCGGCCTGCTGATGGCGCCGATTTATCCCGTCATCAATTCGGTCGCACTGAGCTCGCTACCCAAGCCTTCGCACGCGGCGATGACCGGCTTGATCGTGATTTTTTCCGCCCTGGGTGGCACGCTTGGCTCGCGCATTACAGCGATTGTCTTTTCGCGCTTTGACGGCATCCATGCCTTCTATTTTTCGCTGGTGCCGATGTCGCTGATCCTGATTACCCTGTTCTTGTTCAAGCGCGAAACCGATCGCGTTGGCAACACCACGGCAAGCATCAAACTCGCCGCCAAATAG
- a CDS encoding TonB-dependent receptor, with translation MKTKPLTQLALSTAIVAALVSGTAYAQQTSQTTPTQSSTTTTAPASAAAPASPGGQQAANAKNASTLQQVVVTGTATFGGLKKIDAAYSITSMSSQQIKEANPVSAADLLKQSPGIFAESSGGQTGANIEVAGFPSGGDAPFVAFQLNGSPVYPQSDLSFMDLSSMVRIPDDTIDRAEIVQGGPAVLYGAGMPGVTANFILKEGTDVPSGDIGVTYGTDDLKRVDGWVGFKISNNWYGSFGGWFRSDNYRDPHFTTPGDYGGSLSATLSRDWDSGELMFYAHALTDKNQFIADTPIYNPSRGNFSAYPGFNPLTGSLGSAADQFETIQTTPCHTTGCTPGGIPVNLADGRGTTVYSFGSNFDWDFGNGWTISNKLNYTNSDSTQIAFYNTSANPESLSSYISAAETADKLPTNMAVSANYTNGQPANLNQDVLTEGLWYVHKQLNSISNEFHVSDEIFDGNTLTAGNYTAVYDDHDQWYLGNNMLLQAQSNPSPIVVNLTDPTGTYQLSSNEGFVSGPTDALRERWYGVNTAFFLTDTWKIGQWLIDAGIRDEHEWQNGAWQNSTTGNLDPSPYTLYNMNSTYLAPGMTYMKYSKTAPSWTIGANYEFTPSMSAYVRLNDGVIFPSFDNLRGDYPSGTPVEKVHNQEIGFKYQNSWVYVDASAYHRLFYGVPYSFTNPQGSIQYLLYGANTKGVNLSTTFTPFEHFSLLLSGDYMDGHYTNTGLEEYTNEAGQEAFASMYGMVLQRQPKLQFRIRPAYTLPTSWGSLRAWLTYEYIGPRYEDLIESQPLGSYYDLSFGVQANVGQHWVYSVSGTNMTNQIGLTEGNAREFGFANQNGVILARSILGREVQGQIKYQF, from the coding sequence ATGAAAACCAAGCCACTCACGCAATTGGCGCTATCGACAGCCATCGTCGCAGCGCTAGTATCCGGGACCGCTTACGCGCAGCAAACCAGTCAGACGACACCCACTCAAAGTTCGACCACCACAACGGCCCCCGCAAGCGCAGCAGCGCCCGCGAGTCCCGGCGGGCAACAGGCTGCCAACGCCAAGAACGCATCGACGTTGCAACAGGTCGTTGTGACCGGCACGGCCACCTTCGGAGGCCTGAAGAAGATCGATGCTGCTTATTCGATTACTTCCATGTCCTCGCAACAGATCAAGGAAGCCAATCCTGTCAGCGCCGCCGACCTGCTGAAGCAATCACCGGGCATCTTCGCCGAATCCTCCGGCGGCCAGACCGGCGCCAACATCGAAGTGGCCGGCTTTCCGAGCGGCGGTGACGCGCCCTTCGTAGCATTCCAGCTCAACGGCTCGCCGGTATATCCGCAGAGCGACTTGTCCTTCATGGACCTCTCCTCGATGGTGCGCATCCCCGACGACACCATCGACCGCGCGGAAATCGTGCAAGGTGGCCCAGCCGTCCTTTACGGCGCCGGCATGCCTGGTGTCACCGCGAACTTCATCCTGAAGGAAGGCACCGATGTGCCATCGGGCGACATCGGCGTCACGTATGGCACGGATGACTTGAAGCGCGTGGATGGCTGGGTCGGTTTCAAGATCTCGAACAACTGGTACGGCAGCTTTGGTGGCTGGTTCCGCTCGGACAACTATCGTGATCCGCACTTCACCACACCCGGCGACTACGGCGGTTCGCTGAGCGCCACGCTGTCGCGCGACTGGGATAGCGGCGAGCTGATGTTCTATGCCCACGCTCTGACGGACAAAAACCAGTTCATCGCCGATACGCCCATCTACAACCCGAGCCGAGGGAATTTCAGCGCATACCCCGGCTTCAACCCACTCACCGGCAGCCTCGGCAGCGCGGCTGACCAGTTCGAAACCATCCAGACCACGCCATGCCACACCACCGGCTGCACCCCCGGTGGCATTCCGGTGAACCTCGCCGATGGACGCGGCACCACGGTCTACTCGTTCGGCAGCAATTTCGATTGGGATTTCGGTAACGGCTGGACGATTTCGAACAAGCTCAATTACACCAACAGCGACTCCACGCAGATCGCGTTCTACAACACCAGTGCGAACCCGGAATCGCTGAGCAGCTACATTTCCGCCGCGGAAACCGCCGACAAGCTGCCCACCAACATGGCTGTCTCTGCCAACTACACCAATGGGCAGCCGGCAAACTTGAATCAGGATGTCCTCACCGAAGGACTCTGGTACGTGCACAAGCAACTCAACTCGATCAGCAACGAGTTCCATGTCAGCGATGAAATCTTCGATGGCAATACGCTGACCGCGGGCAACTACACCGCCGTCTACGACGATCACGACCAGTGGTACCTGGGCAACAACATGCTGTTGCAGGCCCAGAGCAACCCGAGTCCGATCGTGGTCAATCTCACCGATCCCACCGGCACCTATCAGCTGAGCAGCAACGAAGGCTTCGTCAGTGGCCCCACCGATGCACTCCGGGAGCGGTGGTACGGTGTGAACACCGCGTTCTTCCTCACCGACACCTGGAAAATCGGCCAGTGGTTGATCGATGCCGGCATCCGCGACGAGCACGAGTGGCAGAACGGCGCCTGGCAGAACTCAACCACTGGTAACCTCGATCCCAGCCCGTACACGTTGTACAACATGAATTCGACGTATCTGGCGCCGGGCATGACCTACATGAAGTACTCCAAGACGGCACCGTCCTGGACGATCGGCGCCAACTACGAGTTCACCCCAAGCATGAGCGCTTACGTGCGCCTCAATGACGGCGTGATCTTCCCCAGCTTCGACAACCTGCGCGGCGATTACCCGAGCGGAACCCCGGTGGAGAAAGTCCACAACCAGGAAATCGGCTTCAAGTACCAGAACAGTTGGGTCTATGTGGATGCCAGCGCCTACCATCGCCTCTTCTACGGCGTGCCCTACAGCTTCACCAATCCCCAGGGCTCCATCCAATACCTGCTGTACGGCGCCAATACCAAGGGCGTGAATCTGTCCACCACGTTCACGCCGTTCGAGCATTTCTCATTGCTGCTGAGCGGCGACTACATGGATGGCCACTACACCAACACCGGTCTTGAGGAATACACCAACGAAGCCGGCCAGGAAGCATTTGCCAGCATGTACGGCATGGTGCTGCAGCGTCAGCCCAAGCTGCAGTTCCGCATCAGGCCCGCCTACACCCTGCCGACCAGCTGGGGCAGCCTGCGCGCATGGCTCACCTACGAATACATCGGTCCACGCTACGAAGATCTGATCGAGTCGCAACCGCTGGGTTCGTACTACGACCTGAGTTTCGGCGTGCAAGCCAACGTTGGGCAGCATTGGGTGTACAGCGTGAGCGGCACCAACATGACCAACCAGATCGGCCTGACTGAGGGCAACGCGCGTGAGTTCGGCTTTGCTAACCAGAACGGCGTGATCCTGGCGCGCTCGATCCTGGGCCGCGAGGTACAAGGTCAGATCAAGTACCAGTTCTGA